A single genomic interval of Myxocyprinus asiaticus isolate MX2 ecotype Aquarium Trade chromosome 19, UBuf_Myxa_2, whole genome shotgun sequence harbors:
- the LOC127409774 gene encoding splicing factor 3B subunit 6 — protein MAMQAAKRANIRLPPEVNRILYIRNLPYKITAEEMYDIFGKYGPIRQIRVGNTPETRGTAYVVYEDIFDAKNACDHLSGFNVCNRYLVVLYYNANRAFQKMDTKKKEEQLKLLKEKYGINTDPPK, from the exons ATGGCGATGCAAGCAGCTAAACGTGCGAAT ATTCGTTTACCTCCAGAGGTGAACAGGATATTGTACATACGTAACCTTCCATACAAAATCACAGCAGAGGAAATGTATGATATCTTTGGGAAGTATGGGCCAATTCGTCAAATCAGAgt TGGAAACACACCAGAGACAAGAGGAACTGCTTATGTCGTATATGAGGATATCTTTGATGCCAAAAATGCCTGCGACCATCTTTCTGGATTCAATGTCTGCAACAGATACTTGGTTGTATTGTACTATAATGCAAACAGG GCTTTCCAAAAAATGGACACAAAGAAAAAGGAGGAGCAGCTGAAACTTCTCAAAGAAAAATATGGAATAAACACAGACCCACCAAAATAG